In Collimonas arenae, a single genomic region encodes these proteins:
- a CDS encoding sugar ABC transporter ATP-binding protein codes for MSNEFNAAHQSDARTAAPAVPLLLSLTGIGKTYVEPVLSDVSISISPGQILALTGENGAGKSTLSKIVCGLVEATTGSMLLDGQPYSPASRKEAEHLGIRMVMQELNLIPTLSIAENLFLNQLPHRFGWIDKPKLAEATRIQMAAVGLTDLDPWTPVGELGVGHQQMVEIARNLIGHCRLLVLDEPTAMLTSREVELLFTQIARLQSEGVAIIYISHRLEELKRVADRIAVLRDGQLVCDDPISGYSTDALVQLMVGRAAEAELDLGHRTIGAPMLRVRDLGRGKAVAPTSFDLRAGEILGIAGLIGSGRTELLRLIFGADRADQGEVFIGDQGEPARISSPKDAVAAGIAMITEDRKSQGLLLSQSIGLNTTLAKLTDVSKYGVLDVEAEAAVADDYIKRLRIRSRDGTQAAGELSGGNQQKVVIARWLYRDCPIMLFDEPTRGIDIGAKFDIYKLLAELSRQGKGLLIVSSDLRELMLICDRIAVMSAGKLVDTFERGNWSQETILASAFSGYMNGNGAGNSGAPANPSTAQAA; via the coding sequence ATGTCCAATGAATTCAATGCCGCGCATCAGTCCGACGCGCGCACCGCTGCCCCCGCAGTTCCCCTGTTGTTAAGCTTGACCGGAATTGGCAAGACCTACGTCGAACCGGTATTGAGCGACGTCTCGATCAGCATCAGCCCGGGCCAGATTCTGGCCCTGACCGGCGAAAACGGCGCTGGCAAAAGCACATTGTCGAAGATCGTTTGCGGCCTGGTGGAGGCAACCACCGGCAGCATGCTGCTGGACGGTCAACCCTATTCGCCGGCTTCGCGTAAGGAAGCCGAGCATCTCGGTATCCGCATGGTGATGCAGGAACTGAACCTGATTCCTACGCTCAGCATTGCCGAAAACCTGTTCCTGAACCAGTTGCCGCATCGTTTCGGCTGGATCGACAAGCCCAAGCTGGCGGAAGCCACGCGGATCCAGATGGCCGCGGTAGGCCTGACCGATCTCGATCCCTGGACGCCCGTTGGCGAACTGGGCGTCGGCCATCAGCAAATGGTGGAGATTGCCCGCAACCTGATCGGTCACTGCCGTCTGCTGGTGCTGGATGAACCGACCGCCATGCTGACCAGCCGCGAAGTGGAACTGCTGTTCACCCAGATTGCGCGGCTGCAGTCGGAAGGCGTCGCCATCATCTATATTTCGCATCGGCTGGAAGAGCTGAAACGGGTTGCCGACCGCATCGCCGTGCTGCGCGACGGCCAGCTGGTGTGCGACGATCCGATTTCCGGTTACAGCACCGACGCACTGGTGCAATTGATGGTCGGCCGCGCCGCTGAAGCGGAACTGGATCTCGGTCATCGCACCATCGGCGCGCCCATGTTGCGGGTACGTGATCTGGGCCGCGGCAAAGCGGTGGCGCCGACTTCCTTCGACTTGCGCGCCGGTGAAATCCTCGGCATCGCTGGTTTGATCGGTTCTGGCCGCACCGAATTGTTGCGCCTGATTTTTGGCGCTGACCGTGCCGACCAAGGCGAGGTATTCATCGGCGATCAAGGCGAGCCAGCCAGGATTTCATCGCCGAAAGACGCTGTCGCCGCCGGCATCGCCATGATCACCGAGGATCGCAAGAGCCAGGGTTTGCTGCTGTCGCAATCGATCGGCCTCAACACCACGCTGGCCAAGCTCACGGATGTCAGCAAGTACGGCGTACTTGATGTGGAGGCTGAAGCCGCGGTTGCCGACGACTATATCAAGCGTTTGCGGATCCGTTCGCGCGACGGCACGCAGGCAGCCGGTGAACTGTCCGGCGGCAACCAGCAGAAGGTGGTGATTGCCCGCTGGTTGTATCGCGATTGTCCGATCATGCTGTTCGACGAACCCACTCGCGGCATCGATATCGGCGCCAAATTCGACATCTACAAGCTGCTGGCCGAATTGTCGCGGCAAGGCAAAGGCTTGCTGATCGTTTCCAGCGACCTGCGTGAACTGATGCTGATTTGCGATCGTATTGCGGTGATGAGCGCAGGCAAGCTGGTCGATACTTTCGAACGTGGCAACTGGAGCCAGGAAACGATTCTGGCCTCGGCATTCAGCGGTTACATGAATGGCAACGGCGCCGGCAACAGCGGCGCTCCGGCAAACCCAAGCACCGCGCAAGCCGCCTGA
- a CDS encoding sugar ABC transporter substrate-binding protein — translation MNTRIRLKLIAATILVCALPSLPAMAQTAAKPKVALVMKSLANEFFLTMENGAKEHQKAHAAQYDLIANGIKDETDTSNQIKIVEQMIVSKVNGLVIAPADSKALVPVIKKAIDAGIIVVNIDNKLDDAALKEKGITVPFVGPDNRLGAKLVGDYLAKQIKSGDKVAIIEGVSTTFNAQQRTLGFQDAMKTAGANVVAVQSGQWEMDPGNKVAAAILNAHPDVKALLAGNDNMALGAVAAVKAAGKTGKVLVVGYDNINAIKPMLKDGRVLATADQYASQQAVFGIETVLKAITDKKAQSSLGGTVETKVALVTKDSK, via the coding sequence ATGAATACCCGTATCCGCCTCAAGCTGATTGCTGCCACTATTCTGGTTTGTGCCCTGCCTTCCCTGCCGGCGATGGCGCAAACTGCCGCCAAGCCAAAGGTTGCGCTGGTGATGAAGTCGCTCGCCAATGAATTTTTCCTCACCATGGAAAACGGCGCCAAGGAACACCAGAAGGCGCACGCTGCGCAATATGACCTGATCGCCAACGGCATCAAGGACGAAACCGATACCTCGAACCAGATCAAGATCGTCGAACAGATGATTGTCTCCAAGGTCAACGGCCTGGTGATTGCGCCTGCCGATTCCAAGGCGCTGGTGCCGGTCATCAAGAAAGCGATCGACGCCGGCATCATCGTGGTGAACATCGACAACAAGCTGGATGACGCCGCGCTGAAGGAAAAGGGCATCACCGTGCCATTCGTCGGTCCGGATAACCGCTTGGGCGCCAAACTGGTGGGCGACTACCTGGCCAAGCAAATCAAGAGCGGCGACAAGGTTGCCATCATCGAAGGCGTATCAACTACTTTCAATGCGCAGCAACGTACGCTGGGCTTCCAGGACGCCATGAAGACTGCAGGCGCCAATGTGGTCGCAGTGCAATCCGGCCAGTGGGAAATGGATCCGGGCAACAAGGTTGCCGCTGCGATCCTGAACGCGCATCCTGACGTCAAGGCATTGTTGGCCGGCAACGACAACATGGCCCTCGGCGCTGTCGCCGCCGTCAAGGCAGCTGGCAAGACCGGTAAAGTGCTGGTGGTCGGCTATGACAACATCAACGCCATCAAACCGATGCTGAAAGACGGCCGCGTACTGGCGACAGCCGACCAGTATGCTTCGCAACAAGCCGTGTTCGGTATCGAAACGGTGTTGAAGGCGATCACCGACAAGAAGGCGCAGTCGAGCCTGGGCGGCACGGTTGAAACCAAGGTCGCGCTGGTGACCAAAGACAGCAAATAA
- a CDS encoding pyridoxal phosphate-dependent aminotransferase encodes MSLDHPAVARAVVRELGASRIREVANVGIGRDDVLPFWFGEPDQVTPGFIRDAAKAALDDGDTFYTHNYGIPPLREAIAKYLSALHQPLDASRVAVTSSGVSALMVLAQMIISPGDRVVAVTPLWPNVSEIPKILGAEVVRVSLQFGQTWELDLQQLLDALTPDTRAVLLNSPNNPTGWVMPRVQQEAVLAHCRRHGIWIVADDVYERLVYNENSNENSNEQSSEQAEAHPCAPSFLDIADADDRVISSNSFSKSWLMTGWRLGWLVAPPALMTDIGKLIEYNTSCAPGFVQRAGVVAIERGDEIIDNTVARYRQARDYLYESLNALPGITAPRPKGAMYLFFRVDGVSDSLALCKQLVRDAGLGLAPGNAFGAEGEGYVRWCFASSLERLEDGVQRLQRFLSA; translated from the coding sequence ATGTCTCTGGATCACCCCGCCGTTGCTCGTGCTGTCGTACGTGAACTGGGTGCTTCGCGCATCCGCGAAGTTGCCAATGTCGGCATTGGCCGCGACGATGTGCTGCCGTTCTGGTTCGGCGAGCCGGATCAGGTCACGCCAGGTTTTATCCGCGATGCCGCCAAGGCCGCACTGGACGACGGCGACACGTTTTACACCCACAACTACGGTATTCCTCCATTACGCGAGGCGATCGCCAAGTACTTGTCCGCGCTACATCAACCACTAGACGCCAGCAGGGTGGCTGTGACTTCATCCGGCGTCTCTGCGTTGATGGTGCTGGCGCAGATGATCATCAGTCCCGGCGACCGGGTAGTGGCTGTGACGCCGCTGTGGCCAAACGTCAGCGAAATCCCGAAAATACTCGGCGCCGAAGTCGTACGGGTGTCTTTGCAGTTCGGCCAGACCTGGGAGCTGGACTTGCAACAGTTGCTGGATGCCTTGACCCCGGATACCCGCGCAGTGCTGCTCAATTCGCCCAACAATCCTACAGGCTGGGTCATGCCGCGCGTGCAACAGGAGGCCGTGCTGGCGCATTGCCGCCGGCACGGAATCTGGATCGTTGCCGATGACGTGTATGAGCGGCTGGTATACAACGAAAATTCGAACGAAAATTCGAACGAACAATCGAGCGAACAAGCGGAAGCGCATCCATGTGCGCCTTCGTTCCTCGATATCGCCGATGCCGACGACCGGGTGATTTCATCCAACAGTTTTTCCAAATCCTGGTTGATGACCGGCTGGCGGCTCGGCTGGCTAGTGGCGCCGCCGGCGCTGATGACAGATATCGGCAAACTGATCGAATACAACACGTCTTGCGCGCCAGGGTTTGTGCAGCGCGCCGGCGTTGTCGCCATCGAACGCGGCGACGAAATTATCGACAACACCGTGGCCCGCTATCGCCAGGCGCGAGATTATCTCTATGAGAGTTTGAATGCTCTGCCGGGTATTACCGCGCCGCGGCCGAAAGGTGCGATGTATTTGTTTTTCCGTGTCGACGGTGTCAGCGACAGTCTGGCGCTGTGCAAGCAACTTGTGCGCGACGCCGGTCTCGGGCTGGCTCCGGGCAATGCCTTTGGCGCGGAAGGCGAGGGCTATGTGCGCTGGTGTTTTGCCAGTTCGCTGGAGCGTCTGGAGGATGGTGTGCAAAGATTGCAACGTTTCCTGTCTGCCTGA
- a CDS encoding DNA topoisomerase III, with amino-acid sequence MSKTLIIAEKPSVANDIAKTLGGFTKHDEYFESDEYVLSSAVGHLLEIAVPEEYDVKRGKWTFTHLPMIPPHFALNPIAKTESRLKVLNKLIKRKDVTSLINACDAGREGELIFRLIAQHTKAKQPIKRLWLQSMTPGAIRDGFAHLRDDADMLPLADAARCRSEADWLIGINGTRAMTAFNSKEGGFYLTTVGRVQTPTLSIVVDREEKIKKFVPRDFWEVRADFVCAAGIYEGRWLDTAHKKDETDPEKRAERLWSKAAAESIVAACRGKLGSVREESKPTTSMAPALFDLTSLQREANSRFGFSAKNTLGLAQALYEKHKVLTYPRTDSRHLPEDYLNTVKQTLETVSENNNYQQFAAQILNKGWVKPNKRIFDNTKISDHFAIIPTPQAPKNLSEPEQKLYDLVTRRFMAVFFPAAEFQVTTRYTEVSGHQFKTEGKVMTNPGWLAIYGKEAADEKDTENSGTLVAVAKDEKVKTDKITANGLVTKPPARYTEATLLSAMEGAGKLLDDGDLREAMAGKGLGTPATRAAIIEGLLNEKYLLREGREMIPTAKAFQLMTLLHGLGVDELTEPELTGEWEHKLSQIERGTISREEFMREIAQLTQIIVKRAKEYDNDTIPGDYATLLAPCPNCGSVVKENYRRFACTKCEFSMSKTPGSRQFEIPEVEELLTNRTIGPLQGFRSKMGRPFAAILKISRDEEIKNFKLEFDFGQNDESEDGEGVDFTGQTALGPCPKCASGVYEMGLAYVCEKAVAKPKACDFRSGRIILQQEILPEQMVKLLNDGKTDLLPGFISQRTRRPFKAFLVKGKDGKVSFEFEERKAKAPAKGKAKAAAVESEDGAAEVKAAAKKPAAKKPAAKKPAAKAAAPKRVVAKRKAA; translated from the coding sequence ATGAGCAAGACCCTCATCATTGCCGAGAAACCTTCTGTCGCGAACGATATCGCGAAGACGCTCGGCGGCTTCACCAAGCACGATGAGTACTTTGAATCCGACGAATACGTCCTGTCATCGGCCGTTGGCCATCTGCTGGAAATCGCCGTACCTGAAGAATACGACGTCAAACGCGGTAAATGGACCTTCACCCATCTGCCGATGATCCCGCCGCATTTCGCGCTGAACCCGATCGCCAAGACCGAGTCGCGTCTCAAGGTGCTCAACAAGCTGATCAAGCGCAAAGATGTCACGTCCCTGATCAACGCATGTGACGCCGGGCGGGAAGGCGAGCTGATTTTCCGTCTGATCGCGCAACATACCAAAGCCAAGCAGCCGATCAAGCGGTTGTGGCTGCAATCGATGACGCCGGGCGCGATACGCGACGGTTTTGCGCATTTGCGTGACGACGCGGACATGCTGCCGCTGGCCGATGCCGCCCGCTGCCGCAGCGAAGCGGATTGGCTGATCGGTATCAACGGCACGCGCGCCATGACTGCGTTCAATTCGAAAGAAGGCGGCTTCTATCTGACTACCGTCGGCCGGGTGCAGACACCCACGCTGTCGATCGTGGTCGACCGTGAAGAGAAGATCAAGAAGTTCGTGCCGCGCGATTTCTGGGAAGTGCGCGCAGATTTTGTCTGCGCCGCAGGCATCTACGAAGGCCGTTGGCTCGATACCGCGCACAAGAAGGACGAAACCGATCCGGAAAAGCGGGCCGAGCGCCTGTGGAGCAAGGCCGCGGCGGAATCCATCGTCGCCGCCTGCCGTGGCAAGCTGGGTTCGGTGCGTGAAGAATCCAAACCGACTACTTCGATGGCGCCGGCGCTGTTCGACCTGACCAGTTTGCAGCGCGAAGCCAACTCGCGCTTCGGCTTCTCCGCCAAGAATACCCTCGGCCTGGCGCAAGCGCTGTACGAAAAGCACAAGGTGCTGACTTACCCGCGTACCGATTCGCGCCACTTGCCGGAAGACTACCTGAACACAGTCAAGCAGACATTGGAAACGGTTTCTGAGAACAATAATTACCAGCAGTTCGCTGCCCAGATCCTGAACAAGGGGTGGGTCAAGCCGAACAAGCGGATCTTCGACAACACCAAGATCAGCGATCACTTTGCGATCATCCCGACTCCGCAGGCGCCGAAGAATCTGTCGGAGCCGGAACAAAAACTGTACGACCTGGTGACGCGCCGTTTCATGGCGGTGTTTTTCCCGGCAGCCGAGTTCCAGGTCACCACCCGCTACACGGAAGTCTCCGGCCATCAGTTCAAGACTGAGGGCAAGGTCATGACCAATCCGGGCTGGCTGGCCATCTACGGCAAGGAAGCCGCGGACGAGAAGGACACGGAAAATAGCGGCACGCTGGTTGCCGTGGCCAAGGATGAGAAGGTCAAAACCGACAAGATTACCGCCAACGGCCTGGTGACCAAGCCGCCCGCGCGTTATACGGAAGCAACCCTGCTGTCGGCCATGGAAGGCGCCGGCAAGCTCTTGGACGACGGTGATCTGCGCGAAGCGATGGCTGGCAAGGGCCTTGGCACGCCGGCAACGCGCGCTGCGATCATTGAAGGTTTGCTGAACGAAAAATACCTGCTGCGCGAAGGCCGGGAAATGATCCCGACCGCCAAGGCGTTCCAGCTGATGACCTTGTTGCACGGTCTCGGCGTCGATGAACTGACAGAACCTGAACTGACCGGCGAGTGGGAACACAAGCTGTCGCAGATCGAACGCGGCACCATCAGCCGTGAAGAATTCATGCGTGAAATCGCGCAGCTGACCCAGATCATCGTCAAGCGCGCCAAAGAATACGACAACGATACGATCCCGGGCGACTACGCTACCTTGCTGGCGCCGTGCCCGAATTGCGGCAGCGTGGTCAAGGAAAATTATCGCCGCTTCGCCTGCACCAAGTGCGAATTCTCGATGAGCAAGACGCCGGGTAGTCGTCAGTTTGAAATTCCGGAAGTCGAAGAATTGCTGACCAATCGCACCATTGGTCCGCTGCAGGGTTTCCGCTCGAAGATGGGTCGGCCGTTTGCCGCGATCCTGAAAATCAGCCGCGATGAAGAGATCAAGAACTTCAAGCTGGAATTCGATTTCGGCCAGAACGATGAAAGTGAAGACGGCGAAGGCGTCGACTTCACCGGCCAGACCGCCTTGGGCCCATGCCCTAAATGCGCCAGCGGCGTGTATGAAATGGGCCTGGCCTACGTTTGCGAAAAAGCCGTGGCCAAACCGAAGGCTTGCGATTTCCGCAGCGGCCGCATCATTCTCCAGCAGGAAATCCTGCCGGAACAAATGGTCAAGCTGCTCAACGATGGCAAGACCGATTTGCTGCCGGGCTTCATCTCGCAACGCACCCGCCGTCCGTTCAAGGCCTTTTTGGTCAAGGGCAAGGATGGCAAGGTGAGCTTCGAGTTTGAAGAGCGCAAAGCCAAGGCTCCTGCCAAGGGGAAGGCCAAAGCGGCAGCGGTTGAATCGGAAGACGGTGCGGCCGAAGTCAAGGCGGCTGCAAAGAAACCGGCAGCGAAAAAGCCTGCGGCCAAGAAACCAGCGGCGAAAGCGGCAGCTCCTAAAAGAGTGGTCGCCAAACGCAAGGCAGCCTAA
- a CDS encoding DUF494 family protein — MFEVLVYLYETYYRPDACPEPEALVKKLSAIGFEEDEITKALGWLTDLAEANHEFADKYPQQTSFSFGIRIYAQQEIDVLGIAAIGFIQFLESAKMLNPVQREIVIERALTVSETPVPLDKLKVIVLMVLWSQGKEPDGLMFDELFLDEDEDPEPRLLH; from the coding sequence ATGTTTGAAGTCCTTGTTTATCTGTATGAAACTTATTACCGGCCCGATGCCTGCCCTGAACCGGAGGCCTTGGTCAAGAAGCTGTCGGCGATCGGTTTTGAAGAAGACGAAATCACCAAAGCGCTTGGCTGGCTGACCGATCTGGCCGAAGCCAACCACGAATTCGCTGACAAGTATCCGCAGCAAACTTCTTTTTCTTTTGGCATCCGCATCTACGCCCAGCAGGAAATTGACGTGCTGGGGATCGCTGCGATCGGGTTTATCCAGTTCCTGGAGTCGGCCAAGATGCTCAATCCGGTGCAACGCGAGATTGTGATCGAGCGCGCACTGACCGTCAGCGAGACCCCGGTTCCGCTCGACAAACTCAAGGTGATCGTGCTGATGGTGCTATGGAGCCAGGGTAAGGAACCGGACGGTCTGATGTTCGACGAGCTGTTTCTCGACGAAGACGAGGATCCTGAACCACGTCTCTTGCATTAG